From the genome of Vicia villosa cultivar HV-30 ecotype Madison, WI linkage group LG2, Vvil1.0, whole genome shotgun sequence, one region includes:
- the LOC131653765 gene encoding receptor-like protein 6, translating into MKITILSLFSFLLYFYYIYISFQITFISALCHEHQQSTLLQLKSSLTFKPERSSKLKLWNQSIACCNWSGVTCDTEGNVIGLDLSGEYISGGFDNSSRLFGLQHLRKLNLAYNNFNSLIPSGFSKLDKLTYLNFSYASFLGQIPFEISQLTRLVTLDVSSSSYLTGQWLKLKKPNFEKFVQNLTSLRQLYLDGVIIQARGEEWSNALSSLNDLQELSMSYCDLSGPLDSSLTKLENLSVIILDGNNFSSQVPETFANFKNLTTLSLAFCGLIGTFPARIFQMGKLSFIDLSFNYNLDGSFPEFSLNGSIQTLRVSNTSFSGEIPHAFGNLRHLSELDISICQFNGTLPNSLSNLTELRYIDLSLNSFTGLMPSFGRAKNLTHLDLSHNGLSCEIPTSSHFEELHNLVTIDLHDNSISGSVPSSLLALPLLEKILLSLNKFSKFDVYINVSSSVIKTLDLSSNSLSGPFPTAIFQLRSLSVLDLSFNKLNGSLQLDELSELKNLTALDLSYNNISINLNVANDDHTSFPFLSSLYLASCNLKTFPSFLRNRSLMNILDLSHNQIHGKIPNWIWKLQNLQSLNLSHNMLTDLEGPLQNLTSNLIFLDLHNNKLQGPIPVFPRYASYLDYSMNKFGSNIPEDIGNFMFYTMFLSLSNNTLHGSIPNSICNATNLQVLDISINSISGTIPLCLMAMTETLVVLNLGKNNLIGTITDVFPSSCVLRTLDLQKNNLDGQIPKTLSKCSTLEVLDLDINNFIDTFPCFLKNISTLRVLVLSKNKFYGPIECPPTNGIWHMLQILDLSFNNFNGKLPEKYFTRWEAMMYDENKVESEVKHVQYQVLPQKYYQDSVTVTGKGQQLELVKILSIFTTIDLSSNLFEGPIPKVLMDFKALYILNFSNNRLSGEIPYSIGNLKQLESLDLSNNSLIGTIPVQLENLSFLSYLNLSFNHLRGKIPTGTQLQSFSASSFEGNDGLYGPPLTKIPEDKRQLHPELECGRLACSVDWNYLSVELGSVFGLGVFIGPLMFWKKWRIRY; encoded by the coding sequence ATGAAAattacaatactttcattgttTTCCTTCCTTCTTTACTTCTACTACATATATATCAGTTTCCAGATCACTTTTATCTCTGCCCTATGTCATGAGCATCAACAATCAACGCTACTCCAGTTAAAAAGCAGTCTCACGTTCAAGCCAGAAAGATCAAGCAAACTGAAGTTGTGGAATCAAAGCATTGCATGCTGCAATTGGAGTGGTGTAACTTGTGACACTGAAGGAAATGTTATTGGCCTTGACCTGAGTGGAGAATATATCTCCGGTGGATTTGACAATTCGAGCCGTCTTTTTGGTCTTCAACATCTCCGGAAACTGAACTTAGCTTATAACAATTTCAATTCTCTCATTCCATCAGGGTTCAGCAAGTTGGACAAGTTGACATATCTGAATTTTTCATATGCTAGCTTTTTGGGGCAGATTCCATTTGAGATTTCACAGCTTACAAGGTTGGTTACTCTTGACGTTTCTTCTTCTAGCTATTTAACGGGACAATGGCTGAAACTAAAGAAACCAAATTTTGAGAAGTTTGTTCAAAATCTGACTAGTCTTAGGCAACTGTATCTAGATGGTGTAATAATACAAGCTCGGGGAGAGGAATGGAGCAATGCTTTGTCGTCGTTGAATGACCTGCAAGAGTTGAGTATGTCTTACTGTGATTTATCAGGACCCCTTGATTCTTCTCTAACAAAACTAGAGAATCTATCCGTGATTATTCTTGATGGGAACAATTTTTCATCTCAAGTGCCAGAAACATTTGCaaactttaaaaacttgaccacCCTCAGTCTTGCATTTTGTGGATTGATCGGTACATTTCCAGCGAGGATATTTCAAATGGGAAAGTTGTCTTTTATTGACTTATCCTTCAACTACAATCTTGATGGTTCATTTCCAGAATTCTCATTGAATGGATCTATCCAGACTTTAAGGGTAAGTAACACAAGCTTTTCTGGAGAAATTCCACACGCCTTTGGTAACTTGAGGCACTTATCTGAATTGGATATTTCTATTTGTCAATTTAATGGAACACTTCCCAATTCACTGTCAAACCTTACAGAACTTAGATACATTGATTTGTCACTTAACAGCTTCACAGGTCTAATGCCATCATTTGGCAGGGCAAAAAACCTTACACACCTAGACCTTTCTCATAATGGTTTAAGTTGTGAAATTCCAACATCTTCTCACTTTGAAGAACTGCACAATCTTGTCACCATTGACTTGCATGATAATTCTATCAGTGGGAGCGTTCCTTCATCTCTTCTTGCACTTCCATTACTGGAGAAGATTCTCCTTTCGTTAAACAAATTTAGTAAATTTGACGTATACATAAATGTGTCTTCCTCTGTGATTAAAACCCTTGATTTAAGTAGCAATAGTCTATCAGGGCCTTTTCCAACGGCTATCTTTCAGCTCCGTTCACTTTCTGTCCTCGATCTTTCTTTTAACAAGCTAAACGGGTCATTACAGTTAGATGAGCTCTCGGAGCTTAAAAACTTAACTGCACTAGACCTCTCATACAACAACATATCAATCAATTTGAATGTTGCAAATGATGATCatacttcctttccctttcttagCAGCCTATACTTGGCATCCTGCAACTTGAAGACCTTCCCGAGTTTCTTGAGAAACAGATCGTTGATGAACATTCTAGACCTTTCACACAATCAAATTCACGGAAAAATTCCCAACTGGATCTGGAAGCTACAAAATCTCCAAAGTCTTAATCTTTCTCACAATATGCTAACTGATTTGGAGGGACCTTTGCAAAACCTCACTTCCAACTTGATATTCCTTGACCTTCATAACAACAAACTGCAGGGACCAATACCTGTTTTTCCTAGATATGCTTCCTATTTGGATTACTCGATGAACAAATTTGGCTCTAATATCCCAGAAGATATTGGTAATTTTATGTTTTACACAATGTTTCTCTCGCTTTCAAATAATACTTTACATGGGAGTATCCCTAACTCAATCTGCAATGCTACAAATCTTCAAGTACTTGATATTTCCATTAATAGCATTTCAGGAACGATTCCCTTATGTCTAATGGCAATGACTGAAACCCTTGTGGTATTAAATCTGGGGAAGAACAATCTCATTGGCACTATCACAGATGTGTTTCCCTCTTCTTGTGTTTTAAGGACTCTTGATCTCCAAAAGAATAACTTAGATGGTCAGATTCCAAAAACTCTTTCAAAATGCTCGACACTAGAAGTGTTAGACCTTGATATAAACAACTTCATTGACACATTTCCATGCTTTCTGAAGAACATATCCACACTTCGTGTCCTAGTCTTGAGCAAAAACAAATTCTACGGACCCATCGAATGCCCACCAACCAATGGCATTTGGCATATGCTTCAAATACTTGATCTATCCTTTAATAACTTCAATGGTAAGCTACCTGAAAAGTACTTTACTAGATGGGAGGCAATGATGTACGATGAAAACAAAGTTGAATCTGAGGTAAAACATGTCCAATATCAGGTTCTTCCACAAAAATATTATCAGGATAGTGTGACAGTTACAGGAAAAGGCCAACAACTTGAGTTAGTTAAAATTCTGTCAATCTTCACAACCATTGATTTATCATCCAATCTTTTTGAAGGACCAATACCAAAGGTGCTAATGGATTTCAAAGCACTTTATATTCTCAACTTTTCAAACAATCGTCTCTCAGGTGAAATTCCATATTCTATAGGCAACTTGAAACAATTAGAGTCCTTAGACCTCTCAAACAACTCTTTGATTGGCACAATTCCTGTGCAGCTGGAAAACTTGTCTTTCCTTTCTTATCTAAACCTTTCCTTCAAT
- the LOC131648130 gene encoding uncharacterized protein LOC131648130, with protein sequence MVLPFEPSKPVRFYGSSLPRPRIHVNSDGSDRVDPPLSVTGPLMSWAEEAHWSMGGLSFKRLRLMGKIEGNVEKLRTQREKEFNAYSLAHTKSPSSDLRRSKGSPSPSRSRSPPPAPFASKRRRLETLLEEEEEEEVRVSSPVTRGRRLVKKLGDDFDRVASPEKKRAAEVVVADSVDAPVKTRSRRLVKIGEAVKKVVEEKKKLKKKVSEEEEKSPVSGIRVSPRLAKTRSN encoded by the coding sequence ATGGTTCTCCCTTTCGAACCCTCAAAGCCCGTCAGATTCTACGGCTCAAGCCTTCCCCGTCCCCGAATCCACGTCAACTCAGACGGCAGCGACCGTGTAGATCCTCCTCTCTCCGTCACCGGCCCACTGATGTCCTGGGCCGAAGAAGCCCACTGGTCCATGGGCGGGCTCAGCTTCAAACGCCTCCGTCTCATGGGTAAAATCGAAGGCAACGTTGAAAAACTCCGTACTCAACGCGAGAAAGAATTCAACGCTTATTCTCTTGCTCATACCAAGAGCCCTAGCTCCGATCTTCGCAGATCTAAGGGTTCTCCTTCTCCTTCACGTTCACGTTCACCACCGCCTGCTCCTTTTGCTTCAAAGCGTCGTAGACTTGAAACTCTTCTtgaggaggaagaagaggaggAGGTCAGGGTTTCGAGTCCTGTGACTCGTGGAAGGCGTTTGGTGAAGAAGCTTGGTGATGATTTCGATCGAGTCGCTTCTCCTGAGAAGAAACGTGCTGCTGAGGTGGTTGTTGCTGATTCGGTGGATGCTCCGGTGAAGACTCGGAGTCGGAGATTGGTTAAAATTGGTGAGGCTGTGAAGAAGGttgttgaagaaaaaaagaaattgaaaaagaaGGTCTCTGAAGAGGAAGAGAAAAGCCCTGTTTCTGGAATTAGGGTTTCTCCTAGATTGGCTAAGACTAGGtctaattag
- the LOC131653768 gene encoding mannan endo-1,4-beta-mannosidase 2-like — MKSRPLMMFAGNGLFYPILGFASFVVFIYMSFGGLRFSLEEEKELGFVMRNGTQFMLDGKEFYVNGWNSYWLMDHSVDFSSRFKVREMMKIGAKMGLTVCRTWAFNDGHYNALQISPGHFDEQVFQALDYVIAEAKQNGVRLLLSLVNNLQPYGGKSQYVKWAWQEGVGLSASNDSFFYDPSIRSYFKNYIKTVLTRKNTFTGIEYRNDPTIFGWELINEPRCMTDRSGDTLQEWIEEMSAFVKLIDKKHMLTIGNEGFYGPNDPKDLTVNPNYWASKLGSDYIRNSKVSNIDFTSVHIYPDQWFHDDEKAIETQLKFVYKWMLSHIEDGDEVLKKPVLFSEYGLSKTNENFTISAREKMYESILNIVYKSAKRNRSGAGALVWQFLVSGMEDYTDEYGIVPGESPSTQSLFIKHSCRLAKLKGWISQQDVNFKQLC, encoded by the exons ATGAAATCTCGTCCTTTGATGATGTTTGCTGGAAATGGGTTGTTTTATCCCATTTTGGGTTTTGCGTCTTTTGTGGTTTTTATTTACATGTCTTTTGGAGGGTTAAGGTTTAGTCTTGAAGAGGAGAAAGAATTGGGGTTTGTGATGAGGAATGGGACACAGTTTATGTTGGATGGGAAAGAGTTTTATGTGAATGGGTGGAATTCTTACTGGTTGATGGATCATTCTGTGGATTTTTCTTCGAGATTTAAGGTTCGGGAAATGATGAAAATCGGTGCTAAAATGGGACTCACTGTTTGTAGAACTTGGGCTTTCAATGATGGCCATTATAATGCTCTTCAAATTTCACCTGGTCACTTTGATGAACAAGTTTTCCAG GCTTTGGATTATGTCATAGCAGAAGCAAAGCAAAATGGAGTCAGGCTGCTTCTTAGCTTAGTAAATAACCTGCAACCATATGGTGGGAAGAGTCAGTATGTCAAATGGGCGTGGCAAGAAGGCGTAGGATTAAGCGCGTCCAATGATTCTTTCTTCTATGATCCATCAATCCGTAGCTATTTCAAGAATTACATCAAG ACTGTTTTGACAAGGAAAAATACTTTCACCGGAATTGAATATAGAAACGACCCCACCATTTTTGGATGGGAATTGATTAATGAGCCTCGTTGCATGACTGATCGTTCCGGAGACACTCTCCAA GAATGGATAGAAGAAATGTCGGcttttgtgaaattgattgacaAGAAACATATGCTGACTATTGGGAATGAAGGATTTTATGGTCCTAATGACCCAAAAGATTTGACTGTCAATCCTAATTATTGGGCGTCCAAACTCGGGTCTGATTATATCCGGAACTCCAAAGTCTCTAATATAGACTTCACCTCAGTTCATATCTACCCGGATCAATG GTTTCATGACGATGAGAAAGCAATTGAAACTCAACTTAAATTCGTCTACAAGTGGATGCTATCCCACATTGAAGACGGCGACGAAGTACTAAAGAAGCCGGTCTTGTTCTCCGAATACGGATTATCAAAGACGAACGAGAACTTCACCATATCCGCCCGAGAAAAGATGTACGAATCAATTTTAAACATCGTTTACAAATCCGCAAAGAGAAACAGGTCTGGAGCAGGTGCTTTGGTTTGGCAATTCTTAGTTAGCGGAATGGAAGACTACACCGATGAATATGGGATAGTGCCGGGGGAAAGTCCGTCGACGCAGTCACTATTTATAAAACATTCATGCAGATTGGCGAAACTCAAGGGATGGATTTCTCAACAGGATGTAAATTTCAAACAACTTTGTTAG